One Diospyros lotus cultivar Yz01 chromosome 1, ASM1463336v1, whole genome shotgun sequence genomic window carries:
- the LOC127803245 gene encoding LOW QUALITY PROTEIN: methylesterase 17 (The sequence of the model RefSeq protein was modified relative to this genomic sequence to represent the inferred CDS: inserted 1 base in 1 codon) — MAETVAMKSGGDHHRHRHHFVLVHGMGGGSWCWYKIRSLLENSGFKVTCMDLKGAGIDRSDXDSVLSFDDYNRPLIDFLAALPNDQKVIVVGHSAGGLSLTDAAHKFADKISLVIYVAATMLRTGFWTEQDVKDGLPDISEFGDVYELGFGLGADQPPTTVVVKKEFQRRIVYQMSPQEDSTLAAMLLRPGPIKALQSARFFDSDNGDKVPRVYIKTRHDHVVKLEQQDAMIRRWPPQQVYSLDSDHSPFFSAPFLLSGLLVTAADATGSI, encoded by the exons aTGGCAGAAACGGTGGCAATGAAAAGTGGCGGTGATCATCATCGTCATCGTCATCACTTTGTGCTGGTGCACGGAATGGGCGGCGGAAGCTGGTGCTGGTACAAAATCCGAAGCCTTCTAGAGAATTCCGGCTTCAAAGTCACCTGTATGGACCTCAAAGGCGCCGGAATCGACCGCTCCG CCGATTCCGTTCTCTCCTTCGACGACTACAACCGGCCCCTCATCGACTTCTTGGCCGCCTTGCCAAACGACCAAAAg GTGATTGTGGTAGGTCACAGTGCGGGAGGCCTGAGCTTAACTGATGCAGCACACAAATTTGCAGACAAAATAAGCCTGGTGATCTATGTTGCGGCGACGATGCTTAGAACGGGGTTTTGGACGGAGCAAGACGTCAAAGAT GGACTGCCGGATATATCAGAATTTGGAGATGTATATGAGCTGGGATTTGGACTAGGAGCTGATCAACCTCCAACAACTGTAGTTGTGAAGAAAGAATTTCAACGCAGAATAGTTTATCAAATGAGCCCTCAAGAG GACTCAACTTTGGCCGCAATGCTGTTAAGACCAGGGCCGATCAAAGCCTTGCAATCTGCAAGATTTTTCGACTCTGACAACGGGGACAAGGTGCCGCGCGTTTACATCAAAACCAGGCACGACCACGTGGTGAAACTGGAGCAGCAAGACGCCATGATAAGGCGGTGGCCGCCGCAGCAAGTGTACTCTCTGGACAGCGACCACAGCCCCTTCTTCTCCGCCCCTTTTCTGCTCTCCGGCTTGCTGGTCACGGCGGCTGATGCCACCGGAAGCATTTAG